One window of the Drosophila miranda strain MSH22 chromosome Y unlocalized genomic scaffold, D.miranda_PacBio2.1 Contig_Y4_pilon, whole genome shotgun sequence genome contains the following:
- the LOC117194939 gene encoding uncharacterized protein LOC117194939 → TEPKSVEPKVSTKEAQCQSSDCETSQQEPVSQVSSPKGARVGIFNAEDFLSRAQMNDKINNILRSPTKPPNGVRQRSVYTNNPSPQASLRVGMTVGQLSQSMSNISLSSGTDSVGHMDRGSSSSLASSATVGTNTITSGISKECANYPVGSQSARPYVQLPGIHISNPPQYGPGNMQEIDAGKIPHNGKALTGRYNATPTYGFDNEQNYGLNSQQLPSPMPPPPYALARVSSTRNFELENHTPPACPGSGPIAMTNGTIQLRLRDGVRIDMTLDKAVRVLNQRSMLAVALSRNCSNSALIHPNGRILQSGAKVEIVTYDSMKGNNFVRYAKMWYKGVSFTSEACTLIYLVDTAGTRTTTDTFTDLTKDYTLAVFYDDSRHGPSYMAEAHDVIANSAYTCTEDGTEIYDINGFRITQAADGLVKVTRVDNKCLIRTSPDNGSATLTTPDIHCTASLGKTSHLFVRRNEKRMHFDGSCFIVRNAGHSAVFNENNLLIVY, encoded by the exons accgagccgaagtccgttgagcccaaggtcagcaccaaggaggcgcagtgccagtcatcggactgcgagacttcccagcaggagccggtctcgcaagtaagcagcccgaagggcgcccgtgtggggatcttcaatgccgaggacttcttgtcgcgtgctcagatgaacgacaaaatcaacaacatcttgcgctcgcccaccaagccgcccaacggggtgcgccagcgctccgtctacaccaacaacccatcgCCG CAAGCAAGCTTGCGTGTCGGCATGACTGTGGGGCAGCTGTCCCAAAGCATGAGCAACATCTCGCTGTCCTCCGGCACGGACTCCGTGGGCCACATGGatcgcggcagcagctccagtctcGCTAGCAGCGCCACCGTTGGCACCAACACCATCACCAGCGGCATTTCCAAGGAGTGCGCCAATTACCCCGTCGGCAGTCAGTCGGCCCGTCCATACGTCCAACTGCCGGGCATACACATTTCCAACCCTCCCCAGTACGGGCCAGGGAATATGCAGGAAATAGACGCTGGCAAAATACCGCACAACGGCAAGGCACTCACAGGGCGCTacaatgccacgcccacctatgGCTTCGACAACGAGCAGAACTACGGCCTG AATTCCCAACAGTTGCCGTCTCCAATGCCCCCTCCCCCATACGCCTTGGCACGCGTGAGCAGCACACGCAACTTCGAGCTCGAGAACCACACACCGCCGGCATGTCCCGGCTCTGGACCCATTGCCATGACGAACGGCACCATCCAGTTGCGCCTCCGCGATGGCGTGCG CATTGACATGACTCTGGACAAGGCGGTGCGCGTGCTCAATCAGCGCAGCATGCTGGCAGTTGCTCTATcacgcaactgcagcaactcGGCTTTGATCCACCCCAATGGACGCATCTTGCAGAGCGGCGCTAAAGTCGAAATAGTCACCTACGACAGCATgaagggcaataactttgT TCGCTATGCCAAGATGTGGTACAAGGGTGTGAGCTTCACCAGCGAGGCGTGCACTCTCATCTACCTGGTGGACACAGCCGGGACGCGCACCACAACCGACACTTTCACCGATCTGACCAAGGACTACACCCTGGCAGTGTTCTATGA CGACTCGCGGCATGGTCCCTCTTATATGGCTGAAGCCCATGACGTGATTGCCAATTCAGCTTACACCTGTACCGAGGATGGCACTGAGATCTATGACATAAACGGATTTCGCATCACCCAGGCAGCCGATGGCCTGGTGAAGGTCACTCGTGTGGACAACAAGTGCTTGATTCGCACCAGTCCCGACAATGGATCGGCCACTTTGACCACACCTGACATCCATTGCACTGCCTCTCTGGGCAAGACCTCGCATCTGTTTGTTCG TCGCAATGAGAAGCGCATGCACTTCGATGGATCCTGTTTCATTGTACGCAACGCCGGACACTCCGCCGTCTTCAATGAGAACAACCTGCTCATTGTCTACTGA